In a genomic window of Roseiflexus castenholzii DSM 13941:
- a CDS encoding BrnT family toxin produces the protein MSLRFEWDEAKSVANLNKHGVSFDEAQTVFGDPDAITLLDDRHSDVEDRFIDIGKSASGRILVVVYTENDMRIRIISCRRATPKERRQYERRDGETTR, from the coding sequence ATGAGCCTGCGCTTTGAATGGGACGAAGCCAAATCTGTCGCCAATCTCAATAAGCATGGCGTCAGTTTTGATGAAGCCCAAACCGTGTTTGGCGATCCCGACGCCATTACGCTTCTTGATGACAGACATTCCGACGTCGAAGATCGCTTCATCGATATTGGCAAGTCGGCAAGTGGCCGCATCCTGGTGGTTGTCTACACGGAAAATGACATGCGCATTCGGATCATTAGTTGTCGGCGAGCGACGCCGAAGGAGCGCCGTCAATATGAGCGACGAGATGGCGAAACAACCAGATGA